The Nicotiana tomentosiformis chromosome 2, ASM39032v3, whole genome shotgun sequence genome includes the window CTTCCCCCAAGTCCCCATATTTCCTGTGCTTTcccctccctccctccctccctcccctccccctcccccaaatacccaacgttttcggaactctattttcttcaagaatttaattattcttttaaataTCCACACAAATCCAAAGGAACTAATGTACTCCATAACTAAAAAAAGattctttttttggttgaaaaagaaagtattctttctacaacatgaaaataaagtactcattttgttgaaatgaaagaaaatattttttttaatcatgaaaggaaaatattatttttattgaactaagaaaataattttcactacatcattttgttgaaatgaaagaaattattttttctacatcatgaaaaaagagtatttttttgttagaatgaaaaaaaaatacttattttttatatcatgaaaagaaaatactcatttgttgaattGGAAAAAATATTACTTTATccataacatgaaaagaaagtactataaataatatttctatttagggtggaGTCGGGGTGGGGGCGAGGGTTGCGCGGGGGTTGAGGCAGGTAGAGGTGGGTGGGTGGGGTGGGTATGTGGGGGTGTGGGTTGGTGTGGATGGGGAATATGGTGGAAaaagttgaaaaagagttttttaaaatatttttccttctcttgatagggaaaatattttcttttaattggAGAAGAATGAGTTCACGAGGAAAATACTTGTAAAAGGTAAAAACATTTAAGCCTACCGAACATATGGAAAATGCTTTTCTTCATGCCAAACACCCGAGATTAAAACACATGCACGAGAGATACAATTTCATGATACACGACACTTCAATTTTTGAAAGTAAAAGGAGCTGACAAAATTGGCATTAGACCTTCACTAACGGCTATAAATATGCCCCTAATTAGTTGAGCAAAGAACTACAAACAAATACAACTTCCCCACTTCAGATTTCAAGACAAAGTATTGTCAATGGCTGGAATTAAGTTTGCTTTCTTTTTTGCTGCTCTCCTCCTGGCGATTGTTGGTTAGTAGTTGCATTCCCCTCTTCCTAGCTCTCTATCTCTTTGTATATGAACtctctccatttcaatttatatgGCACAATTTTATTTTTAGTATATGTTCCAAAAGAAAGACACAATTTTATTGCAAaggtctttatttatttttgttaatcTCCGTGTTAAGTCAAACAAGACCACATAAAATAGGACGGCGGGAGTGTATGCAATGGCGAGGCAAAGGTCGAGCTACGGGTTCGGCTGAACTAAATAATATTTACTCAAAGAATGTATTTTGTGTTAAGAAATTCATCaaatatgtacaaatattaaattCAGAACAAAGTCATTAGCACTTGAAGTCGTCGTTCTAAATTGTGGATCCCATAAATttaaaattctggctccgccttTGAGTGtgcatgtgtgtatatatatatcattttaTATTAGTGTTTAACTCAATGTTGATTGAATGAATATGCAGTTAATCCATCCATGATCAGCTCGCCGAAGATGAAAGTGAAAGCGTTGAGAAACTTACCCTTAGATATGGATATGGAAATGGTTgaaagaaatctattgttttCAAGACTAAAAGACGATGGTTGGCTAACTTGTAAGAGACCTTGCAATCA containing:
- the LOC138906414 gene encoding uncharacterized protein gives rise to the protein MAGIKFAFFFAALLLAIVVNPSMISSPKMKVKALRNLPLDMDMEMVERNLLFSRLKDDGWLTCKRPCNQNSDCSDGWLCDSCGFPVLGDRYMQCLIPPESSKYAQVIPTAFIAGGENLSE